A part of uncultured Umboniibacter sp. genomic DNA contains:
- the nhaA gene encoding Na+/H+ antiporter NhaA, with translation MLKDFLRWEAAGGMLLVIAMAAAMIVANTPLNEYYQAWLDLIVQIRVGSLDIEKPLLLWINDGLMAVFFLMIGLEVKREVLEGELSSPAQIVLPAFAAVGGMLVPALVYAYFNWGNEAAMAGWAIPTATDIAFALGILSLLGNRVPPALKVFLLALAIMDDLGAIIIIAIFYTSDLSTLSLISGGIALLVLILFNVLNIKHLGIFMIVGTIMWVCVLKSGVHATLAGVALAFTLPLKFKDGTEGYVHKVEHAVHRYVAFMILPIFAFANTGISFSGIPLADAMGSIPVGIAAGLAVGKPIGVFVFAAIPILVGWATLPKDVSWSALFGVGCICGVGLTMSLFIGTLAFSGAGGGGEAGIMIDRIGVLAGSWISAIVGFFVLWLVLPKVARG, from the coding sequence ATGCTCAAGGATTTTTTACGTTGGGAAGCCGCAGGCGGAATGCTGCTTGTGATTGCAATGGCTGCAGCGATGATTGTGGCGAATACGCCGCTGAATGAATATTATCAGGCTTGGTTGGATTTAATTGTTCAGATTCGAGTAGGTTCTCTCGATATCGAGAAGCCACTTCTCCTATGGATTAACGATGGACTCATGGCTGTTTTCTTCCTCATGATTGGCTTGGAAGTAAAGCGTGAGGTTTTGGAAGGTGAGTTAAGTTCCCCCGCGCAGATTGTATTGCCAGCCTTCGCAGCAGTAGGTGGGATGTTGGTCCCCGCTCTGGTCTATGCCTACTTCAACTGGGGTAATGAAGCGGCCATGGCAGGGTGGGCAATCCCAACGGCTACGGATATTGCTTTTGCCTTAGGGATTTTGAGCCTGCTCGGAAACCGCGTACCGCCAGCACTAAAGGTTTTCCTACTAGCACTCGCAATTATGGATGACCTAGGCGCTATCATTATTATCGCGATTTTCTACACCTCGGATTTAAGTACGCTTTCTTTAATCTCTGGTGGTATCGCTTTACTCGTTCTGATTTTATTCAACGTGTTAAACATTAAACACCTTGGTATCTTCATGATTGTTGGCACCATCATGTGGGTATGTGTATTGAAGAGTGGGGTTCACGCTACGCTGGCAGGGGTCGCACTCGCCTTTACCTTGCCGCTGAAGTTCAAAGACGGTACTGAGGGGTATGTCCACAAAGTTGAGCATGCCGTTCATCGCTATGTCGCTTTTATGATTTTGCCCATTTTCGCCTTCGCAAATACGGGGATCAGTTTCTCCGGTATTCCGTTAGCTGATGCAATGGGGAGTATTCCAGTCGGTATTGCTGCTGGCTTAGCCGTGGGTAAGCCAATAGGCGTGTTCGTTTTTGCCGCTATCCCAATTCTAGTCGGCTGGGCAACCCTACCCAAGGATGTTTCTTGGTCCGCTTTGTTCGGAGTGGGCTGTATCTGTGGCGTGGGGTTAACCATGAGTCTGTTCATTGGTACACTCGCTTTCTCGGGAGCAGGTGGTGGCGGCGAGGCTGGGATCATGATTGACCGAATAGGTGTATTAGCCGGTTCTTGGATCTCCGCAATCGTAGGCTTCTTCGTGCTCTGGCTGGTGCTACCAAAAGTAGCCAGAGGCTGA
- a CDS encoding ClpXP protease specificity-enhancing factor, producing the protein MKMTPNRGYVCRAVYDWILDNNATPYLYVNALAKDVEVPQEYVSKGQIVLNIAPSAVQNLVLHNDGISFNARFGGIPRTIWVPIWAVLGLVAQESNEGMFFDPQEIEPYSLSEGTILAVDSDDPDPDSPPPSSTTKGRPSLKVVK; encoded by the coding sequence ATGAAGATGACCCCCAATAGAGGCTATGTTTGTAGAGCTGTCTACGACTGGATTCTTGACAATAACGCGACCCCCTATCTCTATGTCAATGCATTAGCTAAAGATGTAGAAGTCCCTCAGGAATACGTTAGTAAAGGCCAGATCGTGCTCAACATTGCGCCTTCGGCTGTACAGAACTTAGTCTTGCACAATGACGGTATTAGCTTTAATGCTCGCTTTGGTGGCATCCCTAGAACCATCTGGGTTCCTATCTGGGCAGTGTTGGGTTTGGTTGCGCAGGAATCCAACGAGGGGATGTTCTTTGATCCTCAGGAGATTGAGCCTTACTCCCTCAGTGAGGGAACAATATTAGCAGTAGATAGTGATGACCCTGATCCCGACTCGCCCCCGCCTTCGTCAACTACTAAAGGACGTCCTTCGCTTAAGGTTGTAAAGTAA
- a CDS encoding glutathione S-transferase N-terminal domain-containing protein, giving the protein MGVVAKRSSMTFFSNATCQFCHRVRIVLAEKGVTVEIVDVDLNDRPQELLELNPYGTVPTLLDRDLALYESKVMMEYLDERFPHPPLLPVYPVARAESRQLMYRIERDWAPLISVIQTHEDPKVIELARKRLREGLLSTAPVFGELDYFMSEELTLVDCCMAPILWRLPLLGIDLGEGKSAELLQGYMTRLFERESFQNSLTDLEKEMRDL; this is encoded by the coding sequence ATGGGTGTTGTCGCTAAGCGATCCTCCATGACATTTTTTTCTAATGCCACTTGTCAATTTTGTCACCGCGTTCGTATTGTTCTCGCTGAGAAAGGCGTCACGGTAGAAATCGTAGACGTTGATTTAAATGACAGACCGCAGGAATTACTCGAATTAAATCCCTACGGTACCGTTCCAACCTTGCTTGATCGTGACTTAGCTTTGTACGAGTCAAAGGTGATGATGGAATATCTTGATGAGCGATTCCCGCACCCACCTCTACTACCTGTATATCCTGTTGCGCGAGCTGAAAGCCGCCAGTTGATGTATCGAATTGAACGTGATTGGGCGCCGCTCATCAGTGTTATTCAGACTCATGAGGACCCTAAGGTTATCGAACTTGCCCGTAAGCGACTGCGTGAAGGTCTACTCTCTACAGCGCCGGTATTCGGTGAGCTTGACTACTTTATGAGCGAAGAGCTGACGTTGGTAGATTGCTGTATGGCTCCTATCCTGTGGCGCTTACCGCTACTGGGTATCGATTTGGGCGAAGGCAAGTCTGCTGAATTACTGCAGGGCTATATGACGCGCCTTTTCGAACGCGAGTCGTTCCAAAACTCATTGACGGATTTGGAAAAAGAGATGCGTGATCTATAA
- a CDS encoding ubiquinol-cytochrome c reductase, whose product MSKMKSFMEWLNYRLPVTEAFNKHAGEYYAPKNFNFWYYFGVLASIVLVNQLVTGIWLTMSYEPSAEGAFSSVEYIMRDVDYGWIIRYMHSTGASAFFVVVYLHMFRGLLYGSYRKPRELVWIFGMLIYLALMAEAFMGYVLPWGQMSYWGAQVIVNLFGAIPGIGEALVEWIRGDYLISGITLNRFFALHVVALPIVLLALVVLHILALHQVGSNNPDGVEIKAHKDEKGNPVDGITFHPYYTVHDLQAIAVFLFIFCAVLFFMPEMGGFFLEYANFEEANNLKTPEHIAPVWYFTPFYAMLRAVTIDIGPLSSKFLGFIVMGAAIAVLFVLPWLDRAKARSVRYKGKVTFIMLGLFVSSFIILGVLGVKAATPSRTVLSQLTTTIYFAFLLGMPWWSRAGIKTTGTYVSMWFWGVLIAGISLSAISTTMSGTETDVHMIATAVYGLIVAGIFFIMPWLVAADSEKQEPERVTMDGGMGPMKVILCLVAVALLTALPLQASAAGGSGYPLDSANVDVSDQESLQRGAALFTNYCMGCHSLKFQRFERTADDLGIPHDIMQENLNFSGTTIGSLMEIPMTPDLGKQWFGAAPPDLTLVARARGVDWLYTYLRTFYKDPSRPMGVNNKVFPNVGMPHALLELQGLTECAPGPVLAANGGQKRDPLTGAPLLEDPCGTLAIVEPGKLSAEEYDQAVYDLVNFLAYTAEPTQLTRERIGMFVLLFIAVFFVFAYLLNREYWKDVH is encoded by the coding sequence ATGTCGAAAATGAAGTCATTTATGGAGTGGCTCAACTACCGTTTACCGGTAACCGAGGCCTTTAATAAACACGCGGGCGAATACTACGCTCCGAAGAACTTTAACTTTTGGTACTACTTTGGCGTACTCGCGTCCATCGTGCTGGTCAACCAGTTGGTCACCGGGATTTGGCTAACGATGAGCTACGAACCATCAGCGGAAGGGGCATTCTCTTCGGTTGAGTACATCATGCGTGATGTCGACTACGGTTGGATTATCCGCTACATGCACAGTACTGGCGCCTCGGCGTTCTTCGTCGTTGTCTACCTGCACATGTTCCGCGGACTACTTTACGGTTCTTACCGTAAGCCACGTGAGCTGGTATGGATCTTCGGTATGTTGATCTACCTCGCGCTCATGGCAGAAGCTTTCATGGGTTACGTACTTCCTTGGGGCCAGATGTCTTACTGGGGTGCTCAGGTAATTGTTAACCTGTTCGGCGCAATCCCAGGAATTGGCGAAGCACTAGTAGAATGGATTCGTGGTGATTACCTGATTTCAGGTATTACGCTAAACCGTTTCTTTGCCTTGCACGTGGTAGCGTTGCCGATTGTCTTACTGGCATTGGTTGTACTGCATATCCTTGCGCTACACCAAGTTGGTTCGAACAACCCTGATGGCGTAGAAATCAAGGCGCACAAGGATGAGAAAGGTAATCCTGTAGATGGCATCACCTTCCACCCTTACTACACAGTGCATGATCTACAAGCTATTGCAGTGTTCCTGTTTATCTTCTGTGCGGTACTGTTCTTCATGCCAGAGATGGGCGGTTTCTTCTTGGAATACGCTAACTTCGAAGAAGCAAACAACCTGAAGACCCCTGAGCATATTGCACCGGTTTGGTACTTCACCCCGTTCTACGCGATGTTGCGTGCTGTAACCATTGACATTGGCCCGCTGAGCTCTAAGTTCCTTGGCTTTATCGTCATGGGTGCTGCCATTGCCGTATTGTTCGTCTTGCCTTGGCTTGATCGTGCGAAAGCGCGTTCAGTTCGCTACAAAGGTAAAGTGACGTTCATTATGCTGGGTCTGTTCGTGAGCTCTTTCATCATCCTAGGTGTGCTAGGTGTTAAAGCCGCTACACCGTCGCGTACCGTGCTAAGTCAGCTGACTACGACGATTTACTTTGCGTTCCTACTGGGTATGCCATGGTGGTCGCGTGCGGGTATCAAGACTACCGGCACCTACGTAAGTATGTGGTTCTGGGGTGTGTTGATTGCGGGTATCTCGTTATCAGCGATTTCAACCACTATGTCTGGGACTGAAACCGATGTTCACATGATTGCAACAGCAGTCTATGGCTTAATCGTTGCCGGTATCTTCTTCATCATGCCTTGGCTCGTTGCGGCTGACAGTGAGAAGCAAGAACCTGAGCGTGTAACTATGGACGGTGGCATGGGGCCAATGAAAGTTATCCTATGCCTAGTTGCCGTTGCATTATTAACAGCGCTGCCGCTACAGGCCAGTGCAGCGGGTGGTTCAGGCTACCCGCTAGACTCTGCGAACGTTGACGTGAGTGACCAAGAGTCACTCCAACGTGGCGCCGCGTTGTTCACGAACTACTGCATGGGTTGTCATAGTCTTAAGTTCCAGCGCTTTGAGCGCACGGCGGATGACCTGGGAATTCCCCATGACATTATGCAGGAGAACTTGAATTTCTCTGGCACAACTATTGGTTCGCTTATGGAAATTCCAATGACGCCAGACCTCGGTAAGCAGTGGTTTGGCGCAGCACCACCGGATCTTACTTTGGTAGCTCGCGCTCGCGGTGTTGACTGGTTGTACACTTACCTGCGTACCTTCTATAAGGATCCTTCACGTCCAATGGGTGTGAATAACAAGGTTTTCCCTAATGTTGGTATGCCGCACGCACTGTTAGAGCTTCAAGGTCTGACCGAATGTGCTCCAGGGCCTGTTTTGGCCGCTAATGGCGGGCAGAAACGTGATCCGTTGACAGGCGCGCCATTGCTAGAAGATCCATGTGGTACGCTAGCGATTGTCGAGCCGGGCAAGCTATCAGCTGAAGAATATGACCAAGCCGTTTACGATTTAGTTAACTTCTTGGCCTACACGGCAGAACCTACGCAATTGACGCGTGAGCGTATTGGCATGTTTGTGTTATTATTCATCGCAGTATTCTTCGTATTCGCATATCTTCTGAATCGCGAATATTGGAAAGACGTTCACTAA
- the petA gene encoding ubiquinol-cytochrome c reductase iron-sulfur subunit has protein sequence MSDDGVNTARRKFLIGATGAVGAVGAVGAAVPFVGSWAPSAKAKAAGAPARVNISKLAPGEMMVGEWRGKPIYVVRRTPEVLEDLYKMDGELRDPESVEPMQPEYAQNHYRSIKDEYLVLIGICTHLGCAPQYRPEVGAADLGGDQWFGGFYCPCHGSKFDLAGRVLKGVPAPVNLEVPPYKFETDGLLIIGVDEETA, from the coding sequence ATGAGCGATGACGGAGTAAATACGGCGCGCCGTAAATTTCTTATCGGAGCCACCGGAGCGGTGGGTGCGGTGGGTGCAGTGGGTGCAGCCGTTCCGTTCGTAGGGTCTTGGGCCCCGAGCGCTAAAGCTAAGGCCGCTGGAGCCCCGGCTCGAGTGAATATCAGTAAGCTTGCTCCTGGCGAGATGATGGTAGGCGAATGGCGAGGTAAGCCAATTTACGTTGTTAGACGTACGCCAGAAGTGCTTGAGGACTTATACAAGATGGACGGCGAACTCCGCGATCCGGAATCTGTAGAGCCAATGCAGCCAGAGTACGCTCAGAACCACTATCGTTCGATTAAGGACGAGTACTTGGTTTTGATTGGTATCTGTACTCACTTAGGTTGTGCTCCTCAGTATCGCCCCGAAGTTGGCGCCGCCGACTTAGGTGGAGATCAGTGGTTCGGCGGGTTCTATTGCCCATGTCACGGTTCGAAGTTCGATCTAGCTGGTCGTGTACTCAAAGGTGTACCGGCACCAGTTAACCTCGAAGTTCCTCCTTACAAGTTTGAAACCGACGGCTTGCTTATTATTGGCGTCGACGAGGAGACTGCATAA
- the rpsI gene encoding 30S ribosomal protein S9 gives MAEQFYGTGRRKTATARVFLKAGSGAITVNNRSLDEYFGREVARMIVRQPLELTELTEKFDIAVTVKGGGAFGQAGAIRHGLTRALMSYDETLRGALRAAGYVTRDAREVERKKVGLRKARKSTQFSKR, from the coding sequence ATGGCAGAACAATTCTACGGAACCGGTCGCCGCAAGACTGCTACCGCACGAGTCTTCTTGAAGGCGGGTAGTGGCGCGATCACTGTTAACAATCGTTCATTAGATGAGTACTTCGGTCGTGAAGTAGCTCGTATGATCGTTCGTCAACCTCTTGAGTTGACTGAACTTACCGAAAAGTTTGATATCGCTGTTACCGTTAAAGGTGGTGGTGCTTTCGGTCAGGCTGGCGCAATTCGCCACGGTCTAACGCGCGCATTGATGAGCTATGACGAAACTTTACGTGGCGCATTGCGTGCAGCGGGTTATGTAACTCGTGATGCTCGTGAAGTTGAGCGTAAGAAAGTTGGTCTACGCAAAGCACGTAAGAGCACTCAGTTCTCGAAGCGTTAA
- the rplM gene encoding 50S ribosomal protein L13, with product MKTFSAKAEAVQREWFIVDAKGKTLGRLATEIATRLRGKHKPEYTPHVDTGDFIIVVNAAEVNVTGNKAKDKMYHRHTGYIGGLKSISFEKLIEKAPERTIETAVKGMLPKGPLGRVMFKKLKVYPGAEHPHTAQQPKQLDI from the coding sequence ATGAAAACCTTCAGTGCAAAAGCAGAAGCTGTACAGCGCGAGTGGTTCATTGTTGACGCTAAGGGTAAAACCCTTGGTCGTTTGGCAACTGAAATCGCTACACGCCTACGTGGCAAGCATAAGCCAGAATACACCCCACACGTTGACACTGGCGACTTCATTATTGTTGTGAACGCAGCAGAAGTTAACGTAACCGGTAACAAAGCTAAAGACAAAATGTATCACCGTCACACGGGTTACATTGGTGGCTTGAAATCAATTTCTTTCGAGAAGTTGATCGAGAAAGCGCCTGAGCGCACCATCGAAACAGCTGTTAAAGGTATGCTACCAAAAGGTCCTCTTGGCCGTGTAATGTTCAAGAAGCTTAAAGTATACCCAGGTGCTGAGCACCCACATACAGCACAACAGCCTAAGCAATTAGACATTTAA
- the zapE gene encoding cell division protein ZapE — protein sequence MSPYEQWKALVDSGEFSYDPAQELTVTRLTEVYDHLCMALHDPAPVSVWRKVLKRPKRVAPIKGLYLWGGVGRGKTWLMDVFYGAIPGERKMRMHFHRFMRRVHGDLKRLEKRSDPLVHVADEIAAETKVICFDEFFVKDITDAMLLGRMFQLLFARGITLVATSNIPPEKLYENGLQRRRFVPAIEMIQTHCEVLNVDSDTDYRLRTLSQAELYHIGKPEQTDDALRAAFSQLTANHSGGERAVEIELLGRTVIGRRVHDDVAWFDFDALCNGPRSQHDYIELAKEFHAVILSGVPQLNAQIEDQARRFVYLIDEFYDCNVKLIIAAEVGIHDLYVGDQMQFEFQRTISRLLEMQSHEYLAQEHRA from the coding sequence TTGAGTCCCTACGAACAATGGAAAGCCTTAGTTGATAGCGGCGAATTTAGTTACGATCCCGCGCAAGAGCTAACGGTGACCCGACTAACTGAAGTCTATGACCATCTTTGTATGGCATTGCATGACCCAGCTCCTGTTTCCGTTTGGCGCAAGGTTTTGAAACGGCCAAAGCGGGTTGCACCCATCAAGGGCCTCTATCTTTGGGGTGGTGTAGGGCGAGGCAAAACTTGGTTGATGGATGTCTTCTATGGCGCCATTCCCGGAGAGCGTAAGATGCGGATGCATTTTCACCGCTTCATGCGTCGTGTTCACGGTGATCTTAAACGGCTAGAAAAACGCAGTGACCCACTGGTGCATGTGGCCGACGAGATTGCTGCGGAAACGAAAGTAATTTGTTTCGATGAATTTTTTGTCAAGGATATCACCGATGCCATGTTGTTGGGGCGAATGTTCCAGCTGTTGTTTGCACGAGGGATTACCTTGGTAGCTACCTCCAATATCCCACCAGAAAAGCTCTATGAAAACGGTTTACAGCGCAGAAGGTTTGTCCCCGCGATTGAGATGATTCAAACCCACTGTGAGGTGTTGAATGTTGATAGCGACACGGACTATCGTCTACGCACTCTCTCGCAGGCGGAGCTCTACCATATTGGTAAACCCGAGCAGACTGATGATGCGCTTAGAGCAGCCTTCTCTCAGTTAACAGCGAACCACTCAGGTGGTGAGCGTGCCGTGGAGATCGAATTATTAGGGCGAACGGTAATTGGCCGACGGGTTCATGATGATGTTGCCTGGTTTGATTTTGATGCCCTCTGCAACGGGCCGCGTTCACAGCACGACTATATTGAGCTGGCAAAGGAATTTCATGCAGTGATTCTATCCGGCGTTCCGCAACTCAACGCTCAGATCGAAGATCAGGCTAGAAGATTTGTTTACCTCATTGACGAGTTCTACGATTGCAATGTGAAGCTGATTATTGCCGCAGAGGTCGGCATCCACGATCTCTACGTGGGAGATCAGATGCAGTTTGAATTCCAACGCACCATAAGCCGGTTGTTGGAGATGCAATCGCATGAATACCTTGCTCAGGAGCATAGAGCATAG
- a CDS encoding alpha/beta hydrolase → MNNLFSQKSHTFFIDGPEGKLEAVIDGCPKDLRGVAIVCHPHPLYAGTMHNKVAHTLARAYRDSGIAALRFNFRGVGDSEGSYGDGDGEVEDLLAINRWVNEHRGGLVKYLGGFSFGSMVAARGAAECQPKHLCLVAPPAGKYQYPTQYDCPVLLLQGTADEVCDAEDAFEWARNTTPAPAVEVFDEGSHFFHGILSDFKRRVMKHLGAV, encoded by the coding sequence ATGAACAATCTATTTAGTCAGAAATCACACACGTTTTTTATTGATGGGCCGGAAGGTAAATTAGAGGCGGTCATCGATGGTTGCCCAAAAGATCTTCGTGGCGTTGCTATTGTGTGCCATCCGCACCCGCTCTACGCCGGAACCATGCATAACAAGGTGGCGCATACGCTCGCGCGTGCGTATCGAGACAGTGGTATCGCTGCACTACGTTTCAACTTTCGGGGGGTTGGCGATTCCGAAGGTAGCTACGGTGACGGTGATGGCGAAGTTGAAGACCTGTTGGCCATTAACCGCTGGGTAAATGAACATCGAGGTGGCTTAGTTAAATATCTCGGTGGTTTTAGCTTCGGTTCAATGGTGGCGGCAAGAGGTGCGGCCGAGTGCCAGCCTAAGCATTTATGTTTAGTTGCTCCGCCAGCAGGGAAATATCAGTATCCAACGCAGTATGATTGCCCGGTATTACTTCTCCAGGGTACGGCTGACGAAGTTTGTGATGCCGAGGATGCCTTTGAATGGGCTCGAAATACCACCCCTGCGCCAGCGGTTGAGGTGTTCGATGAGGGCTCGCATTTTTTCCACGGTATTCTTTCAGATTTTAAGCGTCGAGTGATGAAGCACTTGGGCGCTGTGTGA